The DNA region TATGGTCAACCTTTGTGCAATGCGGTCTGTCTTTAAAAGGCGCTAAATAACCATAGAGAAGATAAAGGTTGACTGGTAAGTAAAACCTAAAACTGTATGGCCCTAAATGCCCCTGCCCATCCGGGCAAGGGCATTTAAGTTAATAACCTAGCACCTGCATTTAATAACCTGGCACTTTCATTTAATAACCTAGCACCTGCACTTAATAACCTAGCACTTTCATTTAATAACCTAGCACCTACATTTAATAACCTAGTACTTACATTTAATAACCTAGCACTTACATTTAATAACCTGGCACTTGCATTTAAAAACCTAGCACTTACATTTAATAACCTAGCACTTACATTTAATAACCTGGCACTTGCATTTAATAACCTAGCACCTACATTTAATAACCTGGCACTTACATTTAATAACCTGGCACCTGCATTTAATAACCTGGCACTTACATTTAATAACCTGGCACCTGCATTTAATAACCTGGCACTTGCATTTAATAACCTGGCACTTTCATTTAATAACCTGGCACTTGCATTTAATAACCTAGTGCCTGCAATTTTCAATGCCTTATACCTTTCCGTGCTTTTTAGCTTTATTTAACATTTGTTATTAAAGTCAAATTTGTACCTTTAAAAACTAACTAGAAATAAAAACATGAGAAAGTTTCCAATTTTAATGCTGCTCTTCGTAGCGGCTTCATTTTCCGTATTTGCACAAAACAAAGATGCTATTGTAGGTAAATGGCTAAATCCATCCGGAGAGGGGCAAATTGAGATTTATAAAAAAGGCGATAAATATTACGGAAAGCTCGCTTGGATGAAAGAGCCAAACTTAAATGGAAAACCAAAACTAGATGCGAAAAATCCAGAAGAAAGACTTCAAAAAAGACCGTTGTTAAATCTCGAAATCTTAAAGGATTTTGTTTATGAAGATGGAAAATGGACTGATGGTACCATTTACGACCCGAAAAGCGGCAAAACCTATAGCTGCAACATGACATTAAAAGGCAACGATATACTAAACATTAGAGGCTACATTGGTATTTCACTTTTAGGCCGGTCGGAAACCTTTAGACGAGTTAAATAATTTACATGAAAAAATTAATTTGGTGCCTGTTAATGGCACCTTTTTTTTGCGCTGCGCAATCGTACACCTTTAAGCCATTAAGCGAAAATGTTAAAACAAGCTTGCGGGGCTTATCTGTAGTTTCCGATCGCGTTACATGGGTTAGCGGCAGCAACGGAACCGTTGGCAAAACCGTTGATGGCGGCAAAACCTGGACATGGATGAAACCCGAAGGCTACGAAAAGCTCGATTTTAGGGACATTGAGGCGTTTGATGAAAACCAGGCGGTAGCGGTTAATGCAGGCTCGCCCGCCTATATTTTGAAAACAATAGATGGCGGCAAAACATGGACGGAACACTATAAAAACCTCGACTCGGCAATTTTTTTAGATGGATTGGGTTTTTGGGATAAAAATAAAGCCATCATTTTTGGCGATCCGATAAACGACAAAATGCAGTTGTTGAAAACCGAAGATGCAGGGGCAACGTGGGCAAACATTTCAGCAAACTTAACCATGCCAATGGCCAAAGGTGAAGCTGGTTTTGCCGCAAGCGGAACAACTATCAAAACCTTGCCCGGCGGACGGGTTTGGATCGCTACCGGCGGAATGGTTTCTAACATTTATTATTCGGCCGATTATGGAAAGCACTGGCAGCGCTTCAAATGCCCGATTTGGCAAGGCGAAAGTACAACCGGGCCCTTTTCGATGGATTTTTTAAATGCCAAGAACGGCATTGTTGTCGGCGGCAATTATGTAAAAGACAAAGAAAACGCCAACAATGTCTTACTAACTAACGATGGCGGCAGAACCTGGCAAAAGCCCGCTACACCTGTATTCGGCTACCGTTCGGGCGTGTGCTTCATCAATGCGAATACGCTCGTTGCTACCGGAACCTCCGGAACGGATGTTTCAACCGATGGCGGACAGCACTGGAAACACATTTCCGATCACAGCTTTAACGCCGTTCAGAAAGCAAAAAATGGCAAAAGCGTAATGCTGGCGGGCGAAAAAGGATCAGTTTATCAATTCATTACAAATTAGTTCCCATTTGCGAGGGGTAAGCGAGCCAAAGGTAACGTCCGTGATGACTTACCGAAGCAGGGTGACGTACATTGCTGATCAAATCATAGATTTCGGGTAACCTGTCGGCGTTTTTCGCCAACCTTAAATGGTTATGGTTTTCGTTGAAAACCTGCCGGTAATCGGGGCGATTTGCACCAAATACAATCCGAACATCTTTAAACGAAATGTCTTTTTGAACGCAGAGCGTATGAACTGCCTCCGAAGTGATTGAAGATTCAGTTGCAAAACATTCATCCCCAAAACGCACAGTTCCGTGGCAATGGTTTTTACCTAAATTAAAAGCACACGCAAAAGCCAGTGGATTATACAACCGCTGGCCCGTTTTACGATTTACAACCTTATACGCCGCCTCCTTCATGCTCCACAACAGCCATACCACCACATCCGGGTTTTCAGCTTCATAAACCAGCTTTTGTTCATTAGCCGAGAAGATTTTTGTTAGATAATTTGGACGCCTCCAATTGCTTTGGTTCCTGGCGAGGGCCAAATCAACTACATCATTGCCCAACATCGCCCGCTAATCTTTCATTTATAATTTCGATCGTTGCGCTAACTGTCAACATCTTCCCCATGGCATCGTTGTCTATCGTAATGCCAAATTTTTCTTCTATATCCAACACAATATCGACGAGGTTGGCTGAGTTTATCTTCAAATCCGCGATAAAATCGGTGTTGTCGTTTATATTTTCCAGAACAGCATGTTCCTCCGTATACGGCGAAATAATTTCTTTCAGTGCACCGATAATTTCTACTTTATCCATTTTCAAATCGTTTTAAAATGATACATGCGTTAACATCACCGAAACCGAAACTTGCTTTCGCCAATACATTGAACCTTTTGTTAATCAGCTTTACGGGTACGCGATTTTTTGCTATCAACGCATTTATTTCAGGATTTAGATCCTCACAATTTACATTCCCGAAAATAAATCCCTCATGAAGCTGCAAAACCGAAGCTACGCATTCTATACTTCCTGCGGCGCTGATGCAATGCCCAACCATTCCCTTTAACGAGTTGATGTAAGGAAAATGATCCGCCGAACAGCCCAATGCCCCTTTCCAATTTTCAATTTCAAGCGCATCTTTTGCTGTCGCAGTTAAATGGCCGTTAATCACTTCAATTTCGTCAGGCCCAATGCCAGCACTTTCAACAGCCTTAACAATGCAGCGTTGAACCGCTTGCGGGTTTGGCGCCGTCATGGTACCCGAACCCCGTTGCCCGCCCGAATTGGTGTGGCCACCAATAATTTCAGCATATATTTTTGCCCCCCGGGCTATTGCACTTTCCAGCGATTCGAGAACCATTGCACCCGCACCACTGCCCGGTACAAAACCGCTCGCCGTGGCGCTCATTGGGCGGCTTCCCTTTTCCGGTTGGCCATTATGCTTAAACGTACATACTTTCATCGCATCAAAACCGCCCCAAATGTATGGCCCGCTGTCGCTTGTGCTTCCTGCCAGCATCCGTTTCGCCTTTCCCGATTTAATGTGTTCAAAGGCCATTAAAATGCTTTCGGTGCCTGTAGCGCAGGCCGATGAGTTTGTAGTTACCCAATTTCCCATCCCCAGTTTGCCGCTAATAAAAGCGCTCACTCCGCTGGCCATCGTTTGCGCTACTACCGTACTGCCCAGCTTTCGAATCTGAAGCTCGTCTATTCTGTTTATAGCCCATCTAAACTTGTCAATTCCAGAGGTTCCCGTGCCGAATATCGTTCCGCTTTCCCAATCCGGTTCATTCCTATCCGCAGGTTCCAGCCCTGCATCTTTCCAGGCGTCGAGGCCAGCAATAACCCCATACACAATCCCCGGGCTATCCAAGCTCTTCATTTCCAGTGGCGTAAAATATTGCTGCACCCGGTTTTCATCTATTTCCGGCGCTGCGGCAATTTTGCAAGAGAAGCCGAGGCGCTCTAGCTCAGGCTGATGCCGCACGCCCGAAATGCCATGTTTTATGGCATGGGTAAAATCAGAAACCGTTGTTCCATTTGGTGCGCAAACGCCCAATCCTGTGATAACAACCCTGTTTTCAATCATCCGATTTAACTATTAACATGCCCGAAATATTTCCCTTACAAACCGTTTCGCCATTTGCATTTTCCATTTTTACCTTACAGCTTAACTTATTAAATCTAAAGTAAACTTTCTCGCTGGTAACTACTACCTTTTCGCCCGGGAAAACAGGTTTTATAAAATCTATTGCGCTCGAAGTCATTACCACCGAAAAATTGTTGTCCATCGCCCTATCCCTCAGCAGATAAATGCCTAAGCACACCAAACCAATCTGAGCCATGGTTTCTGTAAGTATTACGGCCGGCGTAACCGGAAAGCCGGTAAAATGGCTTTCGTAAAATGGTAATGTTTCCGAATAAGTGTAACTGCCTGTAACACCCGTTTCATCAATGCTCAACAAGTCATCAACAAACAGAAAACCCTTACCATAAGGAAGTTTATTTAAAATTTCGGCCTTTTCCATGTTACCACTTTAAAAGAATTCGTTGCGCAGAAAAGCCCGGCCCAAAACTCAGCATCAAACCTTTTTCTCCCGGCGATGGCGCATTGTTTAAAAACCGTTGCAGTACATAAAGCACGGTCGCGCTGCTCATGTTGCCATATTGCCTTAATACTTCTTTCGTTTGATCGATATTTTTGCCCAGTTCGCCAAAAAGTTCTTCAACAACCTGAATTATTTTTTTTCCTCCCGGGTGGAAGATCAGGTGATCGATATCATCAATTTTCAATTCGTTTTTTGCCAAAAAGGGATGTATAATTTCCGGGAAATGCGTAGCAATCGTTTCTGGTACTTCCACATCCAGCACCATTTGTAAGCCGGTGTTTGTGAGCTTAAACCCCATCATTTCCTCTGCATTGTAAAAATGGTACATTTCTGCTGCTAAAATCTCGGGGCCATCATCGTCGGCGTCAGAACTTAGCAAAACACAGGCCGCTCCATCGCCAAAAATTGCGGCGCTTACAATGTTTGCCATCGAAAAATCGTTCAGTTGAAACGTAGCCGTTGGCGATTCAACCGCTACGACGGCGGCCCGCTTACCCGGGTTCGCCTTTAAAAAGTTGTTGGCGTAAATCATTCCCGATACCCCTGCAGCGCAGCCCATTTCAGTAACAGGCAGGCGCACAATATCATGCCGAAGGCCAAGCTTATTAATCAGGTAAGCATCCAAAGAAGGAATCATAATTCCGGTGCAGCTTACGGTGATAATAAAATCGAGATCGGTGGGTTTCCAACCCGCTTTTTCCAGTGCAGTGGTAACACACTCGCTGCCAAGTGCAATGCTTTCGCGAATGTAAATGTTGTTGCGCTCTTCAAAACTTAAATCGCTAAATACTTCTTCGGGCGACATTATCGAGTAGCGCTGATCTACCGCTGCACCTTCAAATATTTTCTTCACTTTTCTAACAAAACGCTCATCCTGCCCGGTTAACCAAACGTCTAAAAAAGGCAAAATCTCGGGCGTTGTTCTCGAAAAAGCCGGCAGGGCATTACTTACTGTTTTTATTTTTACGCTCATTGTGTTTTTATAACCCATAAATATCTGAAAGCCCATTTCCACCTGATGTAAGCGGCGCCCATATTCATTTCTTTTTCGTATTTAACCAAATCTTTTCTCTTAAATCCACGTAATATAGACACCAATCCATCTTCACGCGACATATCGTTGAGCTTAAATACATAACTCAATGCCGTAAATAAACGGTAGGCGAGGGCACTTCTTTCCAAATCGTTTACAACAATGCCAATGCGAACCGAGCTTTTAAGGCTGCTCAACAGATTTACAATTTCGCTATCGGTAAAATGGTGAAGTGTAAGCGTAAAAAGCATCACATCGCAAGTTAATGCTTCTGCATTTTCGGCAAAAATATCCGTGCATTGGTAGCTGATATTTGGATAGGCTGATGACAGGCTTTTTGCGTGATCGATGGTGCATTGATTAGCGTCGATCCCTTTCAGCTCAAAATTGAGGTTTTTTCTTTTGGCATAATCAGCAAGCATTCGCAACATGGCCCCGTTTCCGCAACCCACGTCCGTAATCCTAACTTTTCCGGGCGCTCTGCCGCTCAACAACACGTTAATTCCATTTAAGGTTACGCTGTTGCCGCCGAGGAGCTTATTAATGGCTGCAATTTTATCCAAAGCATCAGTAAGGATTTCTCCTTCCATGTTAAAATCGTCCATTATTTCGGGGGCAGAACTTCTGTGTCTCGTATCTATCGGCATTTATGAGGGAATTGTAATCGGTTTTCCGTGTGTCATTTTGATGATTTGGCTTAGCAAAAACGGCATTGTCGTTAGCGTGTTCATTGCAGCTGATTGAATTGTGGTGTTTTTAAGTACCGACGATAAGATTCTGCCCGTTCTCAGTCGCGATTTAAAAGTGTTGTTCCAATGTTTTGCATATTGAACCTCCATTTCCTCCCGCGAACAGCTTTTGCTCCCCAAAAAATTCACAATCAATTCTGAGGCGATTTTTGCACTGTGAATAGCCATGGCCATTCCGTTTCCGCAAAGCGGATGAATCATTCCCGCCGTATCGCCCACCATTAAAATGTGGTTCGAAAAGGGTTCTTTTGGTTCAAAAGAAATTTGGCTAATTGTTAACGGCGCTTCAAAAACCATTTCCGAATTTTCGAGAATCTGCTTCAAAAACTTGTTTTTATAAAGCACATCCTGTTGAAAGCTCATCAAGTTTTTGTGTTGTTTAAAGCTTTCGTAATCTGTAAGATAACAAATGTTAATATCTTGGTTCTCAACAAATGAAACGCCACAATAACCGCCGCTGAAGTTATGTAAGCTGACTAGATTCGATGTAAAATTACCACGATAATGGGCCTTTACTGCCAAGTAAGGCGACTTCTGCTGCATAAAACCGCGACCGAGCTTGGCATCAACGGACGATCGCTTTCCGAAAGCGCCAATTACCTGTTTGGCCCGAAACCGTTTTCCGGAGGTGGTTTCAACACTGAAAGCATCATTTGTAAAGCTTACATCGCTAACGGTATCGTAAATAATGTTCACATTTCTTTTTAAAAGTTCTTCGTAAAGGAAGTTATCCATGGCGTATCTGCTTAAGCCGAAACCCCCTAACGGCAACTTCGACGTCATGCTGCCGCCCGAAACCGAGGTGAGCTGTAAATTGGCTATTGCCGTTGGTTTAAGCGAACTAAACGAAATGCCCAGCCAATTCAGGTACGGCAAAACCTCGTTCGAAACATATTCGCCACAAACTTTATGGTTGGGGTAGGGCTTTTTCTCAATTAGGATTACCTTGAGGTTGGCTTTTTGTAAATGTAGCGCTGCGGTAAGCCCGGCAAGGCCACCACCAATAATCAGTATTTCTGTTTCGAGCTGCATATTTAATCACAGTAACAATTTTTTGGGGTTATTGTTCAATAATCTGCAGTCGTGTTGAATTTTATTTTACCAGTCAAAAAGATATTTGCCAGGCATTTTTTTAGTGTAGCTCAAGTTTAGTTTGCCTAAAAATCAACTATTTGCGCTTTAAAAAAGTGTTTATTGTAAATAATTTCTTCAAAATTAAAAGCTGGTATTTAAAGTAAGCCTAAAAACGTCAGTAAATCCCCGTTTCATTTCCTGCTGGTCTGCAAGTTTGCCATAATCAAAGGTGGTCTCCATTTTTTTATTAAAACGATATCCTAAAGAAACAAAAGGGCGGTTTTGATCAAAAAAATGGTGGTTGGCATTTTCTTTCTTAAATACATTAAAAAAGATCTCGTTCTGCAAGCCTCCAAACCATCCCGACGAAAAATCTTCATTCGCCCATATAGGAAAGGTTAAGCCTAGAAATGCCCTCGCCCTCATAGAGAACTCAAAATCCGATTCCTTGATAAAGCGCTGTTCAAAACGCCCCCTTAGCTCCAGTTCCATTTTTTTTACCTGCAGTTCCAGCTGGTATTGCTGATAAATCCGGTGTTCAATATCATGCTCAAAACTTTTTCCTGTTTCAGTCCAATCGCTTTTGTGCGCATAGCCCAACGCAATTGAGTTATTATCGTTCAAACTGTAGGCCAGTGCCCCACGTACCAAAAGCGTAGAAACATAACGGATATCATTGTCCGAACGAATCTGTACATCGGCAAGAATATCAAACTTTTCATTCAACTTTTGGCTATGACTCCAAAATAACCAGGCTTGTTTTGACGGAATCTGGCCATTTACGCTTGAAACGAGGCAGCAAAAGGAAATGAAAAGTGACAGAAGCCTTAAGGTTTGCATATTCCTATCAACATAAAATGAATAACGAAGGTTTTACCAAACCGCCACTTCAATAATGTATGTTTCGTTTGTTACAATCCTTTTGGCGGTTCTGTTGTTAGGTATAAAAAAAAGAAATTTATGTGGATTTTATGGGCTGTTTTGGCCGCTGTATCGGCAGCACTTGTAATTGTATTAACCAAGGCTGGGCTAAAAAACGTCGATTCGAGTTTGGCGTTTGCTATTCAGGCCATTATCATTTTGTTAATTACGTGGGGCGTGGTGCTCGTTCAGGGAAATTTTAGTTCGTGGAAAGGTATCGAAAAAAATGCCTGGATTTTTCTTTTGATGGCGGGCGTATTTACTTCGCTGTCAACCCTTTTTTCTTACAAAGCCTTGTCAATGGGACCAGCTTCCTATGTAGCAACAATAGAAAGAATGTCGCTCGTTATCGCGATTGTATTATCAATTATCTTCCTTAAAGAAAAATTGACCTGGCAAATTGTAGTAGGTGGAACGGTGATGGTTGTCGGGGCGGTATTGATCGCTATGTCTGATACCAGCCAATAAATATTTCTATTAGCCTCGTTTTTGGGCACTTTTTTGAAATTGTGCCCAAAAATCGAGGAAGCGTGTTTATCGCTATATTAAAGCAGTTTATCCGGAGTAATCGGTAGCGAGCGGATTCTTTTTCCTGTTGCGTTAAACACCGCATTTGCAATTGCTGCTGCAACGCCTACAATTCCAACTTCGCCAATTCCCTTTACACCCATCGTGTTTGGTATTAAATCAATTTCATTAATAAACATGGCATCTAACTTGCCAACATCCAGGTTAGCCGGCACATGGTAATCGGCAAAAGAGCGGGTTGCAAAGTTTCCAAATCGGGCATCAACAACCGATTCTTCAGTAAGTGCCATGCCGATTCCCCAAACATTTCCGCCGATGATTTGTGATCTGGCTGTTTTAGGGTTTAGGATTTTCCCTGCACCTGTTACCGCTAAAAATCGGGTTACTTTTACCATTCCCGTAAGGCTGTTTATCCTCACTTCAGCAAAATTTGCATTGAAACTATGGCAAGAATATTTTTCGGCCTCAGTTGGGGCTTTTGAGTCTGATCGGGTTTCGAAAGCACTAATCTGTTCCGAAACCATTAGCTGGCTTGCGGTTGGCCGAACAAAAAACTGTTTGCCCGATTTCGCCATGAGTTCATCGGTAATTTTGTTGCAGGCATCATTTACTGCATTTGCAAAACTAGAAGCACCAACCGAACCTACCGAACCGGCAGCGGGAGGGAGGCTCGAATCGCCAATCTTAACGGTAATCTGCGCTACAGGCACACCCAGTCCATCGGCGGCAGTTTGCGCTAAAATGGTATGCGTACCAGTGCCCAGATCGGATGCCGCAAGCTCAACAGTGGCAAACACTTGCCCATTTTTACGGTTCATTTTTATTATAGCAGAACTATCTCTTTGGCGTGCCGGGTAAGTTCCGCAAGCCACACCATAACCAATAAGGTCGTCGCCAATTTTATTCGTTCCAGGCTCCGATTTTCTTTTATCCCATCCAAACGCTTTTGCGCCTTCCCTTAAACACTGTACCGTAGTTCTCGAACTCCAGGGCTTTCCGTTAGATGGATCTTTTTTAGGCTCGTTTTTTATCCTTAATTCAATCGGGTCCATGTTGAGTTTGTAGGCCAGCTCATCCATTGCCGATTCAAGGGCAAAACTCCCGGTCGATTTTCCGGGACCGCGGGTGTAGGTTGGCAGGATCATATTTAACGGAACAGAACGGTAGCTGATTAACGAGTTTGGCACCTCGTACATAATTTTAGAGCAATCGCCGCAGGGCTCTATGTACTCATCGTCTATCGCGGTATGCGAAATAATTTCATGTGCAAGCGTGGTCAGTTTTCCCTCTTTAGTTGCGCCAAGCGTCAGTTTTTGAATATTTCGTTGGCGAAGCCCTACCGAATTAAACATCTGTTGCCTTGTTAACGCAAGTTTTACAGGTCGGTTAACCATTTTAGCAGCCACCGCGGCGAGCGCAAGATTAGCCCATTGCCCGCCCTTTGAGCCGAAGCCACCGCCAATATAGGGTGAGATAATCCGTACCTGCTCTGGCTTAAGATTTAATGTAGCTGCTGCTGAGTTTTGCGCACCATTGATAATTTGCGAACCATTGTAAAGGGTAACATTTTCGCCTTCCCACACTGCAACCGTGGCGTGTGGCTCCATCGGATGATGGTGTTCGATTGGTGTTTCGTACTGTTCTTCAATTTTTACTTCGGCCAGTTCAATGGCCGATTT from Pedobacter endophyticus includes:
- a CDS encoding DUF2490 domain-containing protein, yielding MNEKFDILADVQIRSDNDIRYVSTLLVRGALAYSLNDNNSIALGYAHKSDWTETGKSFEHDIEHRIYQQYQLELQVKKMELELRGRFEQRFIKESDFEFSMRARAFLGLTFPIWANEDFSSGWFGGLQNEIFFNVFKKENANHHFFDQNRPFVSLGYRFNKKMETTFDYGKLADQQEMKRGFTDVFRLTLNTSF
- a CDS encoding xanthine dehydrogenase family protein molybdopterin-binding subunit, producing MEDSNKAIGKGIDRIDGILKITGKAAYATDYPATKMAYAVLFKSTIASGKIVKIDASSAEKAPGVLKVITHENAPKLNEKGGLRGGALLQGPEIKFYGQHIGIVVAETFEQATLAAHLIKVDYQQKANEKTDFEKNAQTPEMPKGKELQDLVRGAGKSAIELAEVKIEEQYETPIEHHHPMEPHATVAVWEGENVTLYNGSQIINGAQNSAAATLNLKPEQVRIISPYIGGGFGSKGGQWANLALAAVAAKMVNRPVKLALTRQQMFNSVGLRQRNIQKLTLGATKEGKLTTLAHEIISHTAIDDEYIEPCGDCSKIMYEVPNSLISYRSVPLNMILPTYTRGPGKSTGSFALESAMDELAYKLNMDPIELRIKNEPKKDPSNGKPWSSRTTVQCLREGAKAFGWDKRKSEPGTNKIGDDLIGYGVACGTYPARQRDSSAIIKMNRKNGQVFATVELAASDLGTGTHTILAQTAADGLGVPVAQITVKIGDSSLPPAAGSVGSVGASSFANAVNDACNKITDELMAKSGKQFFVRPTASQLMVSEQISAFETRSDSKAPTEAEKYSCHSFNANFAEVRINSLTGMVKVTRFLAVTGAGKILNPKTARSQIIGGNVWGIGMALTEESVVDARFGNFATRSFADYHVPANLDVGKLDAMFINEIDLIPNTMGVKGIGEVGIVGVAAAIANAVFNATGKRIRSLPITPDKLL
- a CDS encoding methyltransferase domain-containing protein codes for the protein MPIDTRHRSSAPEIMDDFNMEGEILTDALDKIAAINKLLGGNSVTLNGINVLLSGRAPGKVRITDVGCGNGAMLRMLADYAKRKNLNFELKGIDANQCTIDHAKSLSSAYPNISYQCTDIFAENAEALTCDVMLFTLTLHHFTDSEIVNLLSSLKSSVRIGIVVNDLERSALAYRLFTALSYVFKLNDMSREDGLVSILRGFKRKDLVKYEKEMNMGAAYIRWKWAFRYLWVIKTQ
- a CDS encoding DUF2147 domain-containing protein; amino-acid sequence: MRKFPILMLLFVAASFSVFAQNKDAIVGKWLNPSGEGQIEIYKKGDKYYGKLAWMKEPNLNGKPKLDAKNPEERLQKRPLLNLEILKDFVYEDGKWTDGTIYDPKSGKTYSCNMTLKGNDILNIRGYIGISLLGRSETFRRVK
- a CDS encoding EamA family transporter, producing MWILWAVLAAVSAALVIVLTKAGLKNVDSSLAFAIQAIIILLITWGVVLVQGNFSSWKGIEKNAWIFLLMAGVFTSLSTLFSYKALSMGPASYVATIERMSLVIAIVLSIIFLKEKLTWQIVVGGTVMVVGAVLIAMSDTSQ
- a CDS encoding WD40/YVTN/BNR-like repeat-containing protein; this encodes MKKLIWCLLMAPFFCAAQSYTFKPLSENVKTSLRGLSVVSDRVTWVSGSNGTVGKTVDGGKTWTWMKPEGYEKLDFRDIEAFDENQAVAVNAGSPAYILKTIDGGKTWTEHYKNLDSAIFLDGLGFWDKNKAIIFGDPINDKMQLLKTEDAGATWANISANLTMPMAKGEAGFAASGTTIKTLPGGRVWIATGGMVSNIYYSADYGKHWQRFKCPIWQGESTTGPFSMDFLNAKNGIVVGGNYVKDKENANNVLLTNDGGRTWQKPATPVFGYRSGVCFINANTLVATGTSGTDVSTDGGQHWKHISDHSFNAVQKAKNGKSVMLAGEKGSVYQFITN
- a CDS encoding 3-hydroxyacyl-ACP dehydratase FabZ family protein; translation: MEKAEILNKLPYGKGFLFVDDLLSIDETGVTGSYTYSETLPFYESHFTGFPVTPAVILTETMAQIGLVCLGIYLLRDRAMDNNFSVVMTSSAIDFIKPVFPGEKVVVTSEKVYFRFNKLSCKVKMENANGETVCKGNISGMLIVKSDD
- a CDS encoding type III polyketide synthase; translated protein: MSVKIKTVSNALPAFSRTTPEILPFLDVWLTGQDERFVRKVKKIFEGAAVDQRYSIMSPEEVFSDLSFEERNNIYIRESIALGSECVTTALEKAGWKPTDLDFIITVSCTGIMIPSLDAYLINKLGLRHDIVRLPVTEMGCAAGVSGMIYANNFLKANPGKRAAVVAVESPTATFQLNDFSMANIVSAAIFGDGAACVLLSSDADDDGPEILAAEMYHFYNAEEMMGFKLTNTGLQMVLDVEVPETIATHFPEIIHPFLAKNELKIDDIDHLIFHPGGKKIIQVVEELFGELGKNIDQTKEVLRQYGNMSSATVLYVLQRFLNNAPSPGEKGLMLSFGPGFSAQRILLKW
- a CDS encoding acyl carrier protein gives rise to the protein MDKVEIIGALKEIISPYTEEHAVLENINDNTDFIADLKINSANLVDIVLDIEEKFGITIDNDAMGKMLTVSATIEIINERLAGDVGQ
- a CDS encoding 4'-phosphopantetheinyl transferase family protein, coding for MLGNDVVDLALARNQSNWRRPNYLTKIFSANEQKLVYEAENPDVVVWLLWSMKEAAYKVVNRKTGQRLYNPLAFACAFNLGKNHCHGTVRFGDECFATESSITSEAVHTLCVQKDISFKDVRIVFGANRPDYRQVFNENHNHLRLAKNADRLPEIYDLISNVRHPASVSHHGRYLWLAYPSQMGTNL
- a CDS encoding NAD(P)/FAD-dependent oxidoreductase codes for the protein MQLETEILIIGGGLAGLTAALHLQKANLKVILIEKKPYPNHKVCGEYVSNEVLPYLNWLGISFSSLKPTAIANLQLTSVSGGSMTSKLPLGGFGLSRYAMDNFLYEELLKRNVNIIYDTVSDVSFTNDAFSVETTSGKRFRAKQVIGAFGKRSSVDAKLGRGFMQQKSPYLAVKAHYRGNFTSNLVSLHNFSGGYCGVSFVENQDINICYLTDYESFKQHKNLMSFQQDVLYKNKFLKQILENSEMVFEAPLTISQISFEPKEPFSNHILMVGDTAGMIHPLCGNGMAMAIHSAKIASELIVNFLGSKSCSREEMEVQYAKHWNNTFKSRLRTGRILSSVLKNTTIQSAAMNTLTTMPFLLSQIIKMTHGKPITIPS
- a CDS encoding beta-ketoacyl-[acyl-carrier-protein] synthase family protein, translating into MIENRVVITGLGVCAPNGTTVSDFTHAIKHGISGVRHQPELERLGFSCKIAAAPEIDENRVQQYFTPLEMKSLDSPGIVYGVIAGLDAWKDAGLEPADRNEPDWESGTIFGTGTSGIDKFRWAINRIDELQIRKLGSTVVAQTMASGVSAFISGKLGMGNWVTTNSSACATGTESILMAFEHIKSGKAKRMLAGSTSDSGPYIWGGFDAMKVCTFKHNGQPEKGSRPMSATASGFVPGSGAGAMVLESLESAIARGAKIYAEIIGGHTNSGGQRGSGTMTAPNPQAVQRCIVKAVESAGIGPDEIEVINGHLTATAKDALEIENWKGALGCSADHFPYINSLKGMVGHCISAAGSIECVASVLQLHEGFIFGNVNCEDLNPEINALIAKNRVPVKLINKRFNVLAKASFGFGDVNACIILKRFENG